Part of the Haemophilus influenzae genome is shown below.
TTCTAAATCGTGATGCTCGAGTTGTTTCGTAATTTTTGCGACAAATTTTTTGCGGCGGCATTCTTGTAACACAAGATGATTTGGCAATTCTACTTCATTGATACCTTTTTTCATTAGGTGTTCAATATTACGAAGTAAACGACGCTCGCGAGACTCAACGAATAATAAAGCACGACCAGAACGCCCTGCACGACCAGTACGCCCAATTCGGTGTACATAAGATTCTGCATCAAGCGGAATGTCGTAGTTCACCACAAGGCTGATACGTTCAATATCAATACCGCGTGCAGCCACATCGGTTGCCACAACAATATCTAAACTGCCGTTACGTAAGCGATCGAGGGTTTGTTCGCGTAATTGTTGTGTCATATCGCCATTAAGTGCGGCAGAACGGAAACCATTTTTTTCAAGTAGTTCTGTAATGTCTAACGTGCCAGTTTTAGTACGAGCAAAGATAATCGCTGCATCAAAATCTTCCACTTCTAAGAAACGAAGAAGAGCTTCGTTTTTACGCACGCCGTGTACATACCAACAACTTTGGTCGATATCTGGGGCATTTTCGTTATTCACTTTGATCTTCACTTCTTGTGGATCATTCATAAAACGTTTAGTAATACGACGGATCGGTTCAGGCATTGTTGCAGAGAATAACGCAGTTTGATGATTTTCTGGTAATTCTGCCATGACGGTTTCTACATCATCAATGAAACCCATACGTAGCATTTCATCAGCTTCATCTAATACGATAAAACGAAGTTCAGAAAGATTTAATGTTCCGCGACGAATATGGTCAAGAATACGACCTGGTGTACCCACAACCACTTGTGCGCCTTGTTTTAATGCACGAAGTTGGATGTCATAACGTTGGCCACCATATAAGGTAACAATGCGAGTGCCCTGTGCATATTTAACAAATAGTTCGCACGCATCGGCAACTTGAATAGCAAGTTCGCGTGTAGGTGCCATCACTAACATTTGTGGATGTTTTTCACTTGGATCGATTTGCGCTAATAAAGGCAGTGCAAAGGCAGCAGTTTTACCACTACCCGTTTGTGCCATACCTAGCACATCATTGCCACTGAGCAAATGCGGAATACAAGATTGTTGAATTGGAGAAGGTGTTTCAAAACCTAAGTCAGAAACAGCTTTTAAGATGAACTCAGGTAAGCCTAAGTCATTAAAAGTAATTTTGTCAGTCATTAAAATACTCGAATATAAATAAGGAAAGCTCAACGGGCTTTCGGTTTATTAAGTTGAGCAGAGCGAATGAATTTTTCTATTCGTTCTACTGCAAAGAGCGGTAAGTTTTGGATTGATTTTTAGAAAACAATCGCTTTTGTTACCGCACTTTTCTCTTCTTTTTCGTCTTCTGTTTGAACCGGTTTTAATTTCATGAGTTCAAACGCGGCAAAACGATACTCAACAAAGTTATAAACCTGATTTGCCATAGCTAGTTTAAATAAAGCTGCTGCTTCATCTACTAGCCCTACATTGAGTTTTTGTTTTGCTAGATAAAAATAGGTTTCTGTGAGAATTTCAGCATATTGTTGTGAATTTTCGGCAAATTCACTTGCACGTTGTTGTAATTCTTCTACAGAGATGTGTCCTAAGTAATATTGAACGATATGTGTACCCCAGAAGTCCTCTGATAGCCCTTTTGCTCGTTCAACAAGGTTTGTTTGGGCTTCTTGTGGTTTTAATTTTTGTTCGTTCAAATATAGCCATAAGACACGATAGGGATCTTTTTTATCGGCTTGGTAGAACTGTAAGAAATCTTGCTGAGCAAGATGGTAGCGCCCTACATAATAAAAATTTAAACCACGATTAAGGTGGGTATAGTCATAACCTGAATCTAATTCAAACACCGTATTGAAAGCATCCAATGCGCCGTCATAATCTTCTTCAAGCAATAAATAAAGCCCTAAGTAATTGTACACAGATGCCATTTTCGGCTGTAATGCAAGGGCTTGAGTAAGATCATAACGAGCAAGTCCCCATAATCCAAGAGAATCAT
Proteins encoded:
- a CDS encoding DEAD/DEAH box helicase, producing MTDKITFNDLGLPEFILKAVSDLGFETPSPIQQSCIPHLLSGNDVLGMAQTGSGKTAAFALPLLAQIDPSEKHPQMLVMAPTRELAIQVADACELFVKYAQGTRIVTLYGGQRYDIQLRALKQGAQVVVGTPGRILDHIRRGTLNLSELRFIVLDEADEMLRMGFIDDVETVMAELPENHQTALFSATMPEPIRRITKRFMNDPQEVKIKVNNENAPDIDQSCWYVHGVRKNEALLRFLEVEDFDAAIIFARTKTGTLDITELLEKNGFRSAALNGDMTQQLREQTLDRLRNGSLDIVVATDVAARGIDIERISLVVNYDIPLDAESYVHRIGRTGRAGRSGRALLFVESRERRLLRNIEHLMKKGINEVELPNHLVLQECRRKKFVAKITKQLEHHDLEQYRSLLEDLFTADQDQEDIAAAMLMLLQGKQKLILPPDPPMEKRRRERNERGDRRENPRSAERRGERKGYGNPQPMDLYRIEVGRADGVEVRHIVGAIANEGDINSRYIGHIKLYDDYTTVELPQGMPKELLQQFGKTRVLNKQMQMSFLGAVKSDNSRGSDDFNGKRKGRGGDFRGERGRERGNDNRGNRKFNEKSNRTFSDKPRRDRRSSF
- the nlpI gene encoding lipoprotein NlpI; this encodes MRCFRLSRHFIVYLFSLCAILLLAGCVQSRGGFVSKNHVVLAEQNPNTHFEQEVMIVRLSQVLLVGKMSNEERASLHFERGVLYDSLGLWGLARYDLTQALALQPKMASVYNYLGLYLLLEEDYDGALDAFNTVFELDSGYDYTHLNRGLNFYYVGRYHLAQQDFLQFYQADKKDPYRVLWLYLNEQKLKPQEAQTNLVERAKGLSEDFWGTHIVQYYLGHISVEELQQRASEFAENSQQYAEILTETYFYLAKQKLNVGLVDEAAALFKLAMANQVYNFVEYRFAAFELMKLKPVQTEDEKEEKSAVTKAIVF